The DNA region GCCGAGGCTGCGGGAGTTCGGGGGCCTGCAGAGCTACCCGAGCAGGACCAAGGACCCGGACCCGGTGGACTACTCGACCGGATCGGTGGGCATCGGGGCCACCGCTCCGGTCTGGGGTGCCCTCGCACGCCGCTACACCGCGTCCGCGGGAGGCGATCCTGGCACCGGACGCCAGTACTCGCTGCTGGGCGACGCGGAACTGGACGAGGGAGCGATCTGGGAAGCGGTCCTCGATCCCTCGGTGGTGGAACTGGGCGAGATCGTCTGGGTCGTCGACATGAACCGGCAGTCGCTGGACCGGGTCGTGCCCGACATCGCGGCCGACAAGCTGCGGGGGATGTTCGCCGCCGCCGGGTGGCAGGTCCTGACGCTGAAGTACGGGCAGCTGCTTGAGGGCCTGTTCGAGCGCCCCGGCGGCGGCGAACTCCGGCGGCGCCTCGACGGGATGACCAATCCGGAGTACCAGCGGCTGCTGCGCTGCGAAGGCCCCGAGCTGCGCCGCCGCCTGCCCGGCGCCGGACCCGAGGCACCACGCGTCACCGAACTGATCGCCGACATCGACGACGACGTCCTCGTCGAAGCGGTGGCCAACCTCGGCGGCCACGACCTCCAAGCCCTCGACACCGCCTTCGGCGCGATCGACGACACCCGGCCCACCGTCATCTTCGCCTACACGGTCAAGGGCCACCGCCTTGCGACGAAGGGGCATCCGCAGAACCACTCCGCGCTGCTGACCGAGCAGCAGCTGCACGACCTCGCCACCCGTGTCGGCGCGGACCCGGCCGACCCCTGGCGGGCCCTCCCCGCCACCGGCGAGGCGCACCGCCTGTGCGAGAAGACAGCCGAGCTGCTGCACCGCCCGGACGTCCGCCGGACCCCGCCCCCGGAGCTGCCGACCGACTTCGGCCGCACCCCGAAGGGCTCGACCACCACGCAGGCGGTCCTCGGCCGCGTCCTGCTCGACCTGACCAGGCAGGCCCCCGAGGCCGCCCGCCGCATCGTGACGGTCAGCCCGGACGTCAGCTCCTCGACCAACCTCGGGGGCTGGGTGAACAAGGTGGGCGTCTGGTCCCCGCGCGAGCGCCGGGACTGGTTCGCCGACGACGCCGAGACGATCCTGCACTGGAGCGAGAAGCCGACCGGCCAGCACATCGAACTGGGCATCGCCGAGACCAACCTGGTGGGCCTGCTCTCCGAACTCGGCGCGACCTGGAGCCGATGGGGCGAGCCCCTGCTGCCCATCGGAGTCGTCTACGACCCGTTCGTCGAGCGGGCCCTCGAACCGTGGTCGTACGGGATCTACGCGGGCGGGCAGTCCCTCCTCGTGGGCACGCCCTCGGGCGTCTCCCTCGCGTCCGAGGGCGGAGCCCACCAGTCGCTCAAGACCCCGTCGATAGGCCTGCAGCAACCGGGGTGCGTGACGTACGAGCCCGCCTTCGCGATCGACACCGAATGGACGCTGCTCGCCGCCCTCTCCCGGCTGGGCCGCGCCGACGGCAGCTCCTCCTACCTGCGCCTGTCGACCCGCCCCGTGGACCAGTCCCTCGCCGCCGTCCCGGCCGATGGGGCCGCCCGGGCGCAGCGCCGCCGGCAGGCCGTGGCGGGCGCCTACGCGCTGAGGCGGCGCTCCGGTGCGCGGGTGACCGTCGCGGCCATGGGGGCCGTGGTCCCGGAGGCGCTGGCCGCGGCCGACCGCCTGGAGACGGAGGGCCTGCCCGTCGACGTCATCTGCGTGACCAGCCCCGACCTGCTGTACCGCGCCCTGCGCGCTCGGCAGGGCCACGAGCACGCCGAATCCTGGATCCTGGACCAGGTGTTCCCCGCGGACCGCGCCACGCCCCTGGTGACGGTTCTCGACGGTCACCCGCACACGCTGTCGTTCCTGGCCACGGTCAACAAGGTCGCGACGAGTGCCCTCGGCGTCACGCGGTTCGGCCAGTCCGGCTCACTCACCGACGTCTACCGCCACCACGGGATCGACGCCGACAGCATCGTGTCCGCCGCCCTCGACCTCACCACCTGAACCGGTCCGTCGCCCCGGGGCGCGCTGGTCAGTCCGCTCCTCGGTCCACCGGCTTCCCGGCGGCTCCCCCGGGGTCGCTATGGTGCCGGTCGGCCAGGGCGCTGATCCCCGCCGCGGCGGCGGTGGCCAGGTCGCTGACCATCGCGTCGTCGACGGGCAGGTTCAGGACGTACAGGGCGGACGCCAGGGAGCCGAGCAGCAGCAGGTGGGCCATCGCGGGGTCGACGGGCCCGGCCAGCTCGCCGCGGGCCACGGCCTGGTCGACGATGTCGGCGAAGGCGGCCTGTTCGGCGGCCAGGAAGGTGTCCTGGAACCGGGTGTCCAGTTCGGGGTTGACGGCGATCTCGCTGATCAGGGCCGGTGCCAGCTGTCGGGCCGCCGGGGTGGCCATGCGGACGTGGAACGCGCGGACCAACGCCAGCAGGTCCCCGTGCAAGGAGCCGGTGCGCACCGGTGGAGGCAGCTGCTGCTCGTGCACGGTGGCGACGAACGCCATCTCGGCCTTGGAGGCGTACCGGCGGTAGATCGCCGCCTTGCCCACCCCGGCGCGCGCCGCGACCTGGTCGACGGTCAGGGCCAGGTAGCCGACTTCGTCGATCAACTCACGCGTGGTCTGCAGGATCTTGTGATCCACGCGACTGTCCCGGGGGCGTCCACCCCGTTGCTTTCCCGCTGTCATGGCCCGATTATACGGAACGAGAGTATCGAAACGGCAGTATCGGAACTGTGGTTGCACCGACCCGCGCCACGCAGCGGCAACCGCGGTGGAGCCGCACCACGCGGCTTCGCGACGAGACGGGAGAACTCGGATGATCAAGTGGGCAGGCTGGATCATCACGTTCTGCGGAACGGCACACACGCTCGGCGCCCTGACGGTCGAGAAGGCCGCACGCCACGCCGGGACCTGGTTCAGCGGCGGACTGTGGGACGAGGACCTGGCCGACATGAGCCCGGCGGGCAGCGCGTACTGGCTGAGCCTGGACAGCTTCGGCATACCGCTCCTCCTCATCGGAGTGACGGTGCTGTGGCTGGACCGGCGCGGCATCACCCCGCCGACGTTCCTCGCCTGGACGCTGGGGGCCTGGACTCTCGTCGACGCCGTGATCCTCCCGTTCACGCCCTGGCCGCTCTTCGTGCTCGCCTGCGCCCTGCTGCTGATCGGGGCCCGCCGCGCCCGCCGCGACGACCCCACGCCCCGGACCGGGCTCCACGAGACGTACGGAACTCCCCAGCAGTGAGCGGGACGTCACTCGGCCTGCGCGTGCCCGGGCCGGGCGGGGGAGGGGCGGCCGCGTCCGGGGCGACCCGATCCGGCGACGACGCGTGCCTGGCGCGCACGTTGCCGCAGCTCCGTGGTGAGGGCAAGGCCGGCGTACGGAGGGTCGGCGGCCCGCGGGCTCTCCCGGGGGTCGGCCGGGGCGGCGCGGTCGAGAGCCTCGGCCAGGTCGTCCAGGAACACGCCCATGTCGAGGAGCGTGTCACGCAGCATCCGCATCCTCGTGGTCTGGCTGCCGAGTTGTCTGCGGGTGGCGAGCAGGCTCTCGAGTTCCTTCTCGGACACGGCGATCATGGGTTGGCCGTCCACGACGACCCGCCGCGGTGTGCTGCGCACCGATCCCCCCTTCATGCCTTGGTCGTGTCAGTGCTGTCCGACGGGCCGGGGCGCTCCTCGCGCCCCGGCCCTCCAGGTGTTCGGCTCAGGACTTGGGCAGTTCGCCCCGGACCGTGCGGGCCGCCGCGACCAGGTTCTCCAGGGAGGCGCGGGTCTCGGGCCAGCCGCGGGTCTTCAGGCCGCAGTCGGGGTTGACCCAGAGGCGTTCGGCGGGGATGGCCTCAAGTCCCTTGCGCAGCAGGGCCGCGGCCTCGTCCGTGCTCGGCACGCGCGGGGAGTGGATGTCGTAGACGCCGGGGCCCGCCTCCCGCGGGTAGCCGTGCTCGGCGAGTTCGCGGGCGACCTGCATGTGGGAGCGGGCGGCCTCCAGGCTGATGACGTCGGCGTCGAGGTCGTCGATGGCCTGGACGATGTCGCCGAACTCCGCGTAGCACATGTGCGTGTGGATCTGGGTGTCCGGCCGTACGCCGCTGGTGGTGAGCCGGAAGGACTCCGTCGCCCACGCCAGATAGGCCGGTCGGTCGGCGGCGCGCAGCGGCAGGGTCTCGCGCAGCGCGGGCTCGTCGACCTGGATCACCGAAGTCCCGGCGGCCTCCAGGTCGTTGACCTCGTCGCGCAGGGCGAGGGCCACCTGGCGGGCGGTGTCGCGAAGCGGCTGGTCGTCGCGGACGAAGGACCAGGCGAGCATCGTGACGGGGCCCGTGAGCATGCCCTTGACCGGGCGCTCGGTCAGGGAGTTGGCGTACGAGGTCCAGCGCACCGTCATCGGCTCGGGCCGGGAGATGTCGCCGGCCAGGACCGGCGGGCGCACATAGCGGGTGCCGTAGGACTGGACCCAGCCGTGCTGGGTGGCGAGGTAGCCGGTGAGCTGCTCGGCGAAGTACTGCACCATGTCGTTGCGTTCGGGCTCGCCGTGCACCAGGACGTCGATGCCGGTCTTCTCCTGGAAGGAGATGACCTCGCGGATCTCGTTCTCGATGCGCTGCTCGTACCCGGCGGTGTCGATGCGCCCGGCGCGCAGGTCGGCGCGGGCGGTGCGCAGCTCGGCTGTCTGCGGGAACGACCCGATGGTGGTCGTGGGAAGCAGGGGAAGGCCGAGGTGGGCGCGCTGGGCGGTCGCCCGGGTCGCGTACGGCGCGGAGCGGCGGCCGTCGGTGTCGGTGACGGCCGCGGCCCTGGCTCGGACGCCCGGGTCGTGGGTGATCGCGGAACCGGCGCGGGAGGCCAGGTCGGCGCGGTTGGCAGCGAGTTCGGCGGCGATGGTGTCGGTGCCCTGGGCGATGCCCTTGGCCAGGGTGACGATCTCCGTCGTCTTCTGCTGGGCGAACGCGAGCCAGCGCAGGATCTGTGGGTCGATGTCCCGCTCGGCCGCGGCGTCGATCGGCACGTGCAGCAGCGAGCAGGAGGCGGCGACGTCGACCCGGTCGGCGAGGCCCAGCAGGGTGCCGAGCGTGGCGAGGGACTTCTCCAGGTCGTTGATCCAGATGTTGCGGCCGTTGACGACACCGGCGACGAGACGCTTGCCGGGCAGTCCGCCCACCGCGGCGAGCGCGTCGAGGTTGGCGGCGGCCGCGTCGGTGAAGTCCAGGGCGAGGCCGTCGACCGGGGCCTTGGCCAGGACCGGCAGGGCGTCGCCGAGCCGGTCGAAGTAGGAGGCGACGAGGAGCTTCGGCCGGTCGGGGAGGGCCCCGAGGTCGCGGTAGGCGCGCGCGGCGGCGTTGAGGTCGGCCGGGGTGCGGTCCTGGACCAGGGCGGGCTCGTCGAGCTGCACCCACGCGGCGCCGGCCGCGCGCAGGTCGGCGAGGACCTCGGCGTACACGGGAAGCAGCCGGTCCAGGAGCGTCAGCGGCTCGAAGTCCGCGGCGACGCCCGGGGCGGGCTTGGCGAGCAGCAGGTAGGTGACCGGGCCGACGAGGACGGGCCGGGCGGCGAGCCCGAGGGCAAGGGCCTCCTTCAGCTCGGCGACCTGCTTGGTGGAGTCGGCCGTGAACACCGTGTCCGGACCCAACTCGGGCACGAGGTAGTGGTAGTTGGTGTCGAACCACTTGGTCATTTCCAGCGGCGCCACGTCCTGGGTGCCGCGGGCCATCGCGAAGTAGCCGTCGAGGGCGTCGGTGTCGACGGCGGAGCGGTGCCGCGGGGGGACGGCGCCGACCATGACACTGGTGTCCAGGACGTGGTCGTAGTACGAGAAGTCGCCGGTCGGCACCTCGTGGACACCGGCCGCCGCCAGGCGCTGCCAGGTGGAGCGGCGCAGTTCTTGCGCGGTCTGCCGGAGGGCGTCGGCGGTGACGCGGCCCTTCCAGTAGCCCTCGATGGCCTTCTTCAGTTCGCGGTTCTGGCCCTGGCGGGGGTAGCCGTACACGGTGGCCCGTGCTGCCGCGGCTGCGGACTTGGTGGTCACGGAGATCTCCTTCGCGAGATGAATCCCTGAGATCCCGGCGACGGGACGAGAGCGCGAAGGCAACGACGAACCGGACGGCCACGACCACGCGCGGCAAAGGCACGGTCGCTGGTCGCTCTGTCCGGTATGTACGCCGACCCGCCCTCGAGGTCACCGAGATATCCGCACCCGAATGGTTCGCGTGCGGACAGCGGGCAGGTCTTCGGACTCGCGGGCACGTCTCGTCGTACGAGACACCTAGTGGCCGTCGCTTCCCGGAGCCGTACGTCGGATCCAGTGCGTATGACGGCGGTCGTTCCCGCTCACCGCTGCGGGGCAGTCCCGGATTCCCACCGGGTTCCCTCTTACGACGCGCCTGCCTGGCGGGCAGGGCGAACCAGCTGCACGCGCCAGGTTAGAGGGTGTACGCCCTTCTGGGCAGCGGTGTTCACATTCCGGAACGTGAGATGAGACACGGGTGGGAGCCGTTTGGCTGTGCGCGCGAGGGGGGCGGGGGACAACCGACCGGTTGTTCCCCGCCCCCCTCGCACCTGCGGCCGGGCTCTCGGCCCGGCCGCGCGCCCTAGTGGAACTGCTCTTCCTCGGTGGAGCCGGACAGCGCGGTGGTGGAGGACGCCGGGTTGACGGCCGTGGACACGAGGTCGAAGTAGCCGGTGCCGACCTCGCGCTGGTGCTTGACGGCGGTGAAGCCGTGCTCCTGCGCGGCGAACTCCTTCTCCTGCAGGTCCACGTACGCGGTCATGCCGTGCTCGGCGTAGCCGCGGGCGAGGTCGAACATGCCGTGGTTGAGGGAGTGGAATCCGGCCAGGGTGATGAACTGGAACTTGTAGCCCATGGCGCCCAGTTCGCGCTGGAACTTGGCGATCTGGTCGTCGTCGAGCGCGGCCTTCCAGTTGAAGGACGGCGAGCAGTTGTAGGCCAGCATCTGGTCGGGGTGCTCGGCGTGGATGGCCTCGGCGAACTCGCGGGCCTGGGCGAGGTCGGGGGTGCCGGTCTCGACCCAGATGAGGTCGGCGTACGGGGCGTAGGCGAGGCCGCGGGCGATCACGGGGGCCATGCCGTTCTGGACGCGGTAGAAGCCCTCGGCCGTGCGCTCACCGGTGACGAACTCGGCGTCGCGCTCGTCGACGTCGCTGGTGAGGAGGTTGGCGGCGAGCGCGTCGGTGCGGGCGACGATCAGGGTCGGCACATCGGCGATGTCGGCCGCGAGGCGGGCCGCGTTGAGGGTGCGCACGTGCTGCGCGGTGGGGACGAGGACCTTGCCGCCGAGGTGCCCGCACTTCTTCTCCGAGGCGAGCTGGTCCTCGTAGTGGATGCCGGCCGCGCCCGCCGCGATCATCGCCTTGGTCAGCTCGAAGGCGTTCAACGGGCCGCCGAACCCGGCCTCGGCATCGGCCACGATCGGGGCCAGCCAGTCCACGGCGGAGTCGCCCTCGCTGGTGGCGATCTGGTCGGCGCGCAGCAGCGCGTTGTTGATCCGGCGGACCACCTGCGGCACGGAGTTGGCCGGGTAGAGCGACTGGTCGGGGTAGGTGTGCCCGGCCTGGTTGGCGTCGGCGGCCACCTGCCAGCCGGACAGGTAGATCGCCTGCAGCCCCGCCTTGACCTGCTGCACGGCCTGGCCGCCGGTCAGCGCGCCGAGGGCGTGGACGTAGTCGAGTTCGTGCAGTTGGCGCCACAGCCGTTCGGCGCCGCGCCGGGCCAGGGTGTGCTCCTCACGGACGCTGCCGGAGAGCCGCACGACGTCCGCGGCGCTGTAGGTGCGCTCGATCCCCTGCCACCGCGGGTCGGTCGCCCACCGCCGCGCCAGTTCCTCGGCCGTCGCCGTCGTCGTCCCTGCCTGTGCCATGACCGTCTCCCGGAGATTCGTGAACTGTGCGAACATCTGGCACTGAGTGCCTGGATAATCTGGGGTGCGGCCCACCGGGTCCGTGTGTGGACAGGTGAGCAATGCTGCCGAGTCGGGCGGAAGGGCCGGGATCTCCGACGTCAGGGCATGAGTTCGCGCCCCGGTTCCGCTCCGCCCGACGGAGTCCGGCGGGCCGCGGTTCGACTGTGACATCGGCACTCAGTGCCAGCAAGCGAGGAGAGATGCCAACTTCTGCGAATCTTCCGCGGTGGTTTTGCCAACTCTGTTAAGGCCAGCGGGCGGGGCTGCGTGACTACGATCGCGGGCATGCCCGACGGCAGGGGGCCCACGAACGGCCGAAGGGACGGCCGTGGGGGACCGGTTCGGTGGTCGTGGATGCCCGAGGGGGCGGGAGTCACGGATGCCC from Streptomyces flavofungini includes:
- a CDS encoding transketolase-like TK C-terminal-containing protein, with amino-acid sequence MKSSPNSARRIQPELDVLAEIEDRVLWLSSAIVHHANRVRPNPTGLKVGGHQASSASMVSIMTTLWFRHLRAEDRVSVKPHASPVLHAINHLLGRLDASYLPRLREFGGLQSYPSRTKDPDPVDYSTGSVGIGATAPVWGALARRYTASAGGDPGTGRQYSLLGDAELDEGAIWEAVLDPSVVELGEIVWVVDMNRQSLDRVVPDIAADKLRGMFAAAGWQVLTLKYGQLLEGLFERPGGGELRRRLDGMTNPEYQRLLRCEGPELRRRLPGAGPEAPRVTELIADIDDDVLVEAVANLGGHDLQALDTAFGAIDDTRPTVIFAYTVKGHRLATKGHPQNHSALLTEQQLHDLATRVGADPADPWRALPATGEAHRLCEKTAELLHRPDVRRTPPPELPTDFGRTPKGSTTTQAVLGRVLLDLTRQAPEAARRIVTVSPDVSSSTNLGGWVNKVGVWSPRERRDWFADDAETILHWSEKPTGQHIELGIAETNLVGLLSELGATWSRWGEPLLPIGVVYDPFVERALEPWSYGIYAGGQSLLVGTPSGVSLASEGGAHQSLKTPSIGLQQPGCVTYEPAFAIDTEWTLLAALSRLGRADGSSSYLRLSTRPVDQSLAAVPADGAARAQRRRQAVAGAYALRRRSGARVTVAAMGAVVPEALAAADRLETEGLPVDVICVTSPDLLYRALRARQGHEHAESWILDQVFPADRATPLVTVLDGHPHTLSFLATVNKVATSALGVTRFGQSGSLTDVYRHHGIDADSIVSAALDLTT
- a CDS encoding TetR/AcrR family transcriptional regulator — protein: MDHKILQTTRELIDEVGYLALTVDQVAARAGVGKAAIYRRYASKAEMAFVATVHEQQLPPPVRTGSLHGDLLALVRAFHVRMATPAARQLAPALISEIAVNPELDTRFQDTFLAAEQAAFADIVDQAVARGELAGPVDPAMAHLLLLGSLASALYVLNLPVDDAMVSDLATAAAAGISALADRHHSDPGGAAGKPVDRGAD
- a CDS encoding DUF6463 family protein, whose product is MIKWAGWIITFCGTAHTLGALTVEKAARHAGTWFSGGLWDEDLADMSPAGSAYWLSLDSFGIPLLLIGVTVLWLDRRGITPPTFLAWTLGAWTLVDAVILPFTPWPLFVLACALLLIGARRARRDDPTPRTGLHETYGTPQQ
- the metE gene encoding 5-methyltetrahydropteroyltriglutamate--homocysteine S-methyltransferase, producing the protein MTTKSAAAAARATVYGYPRQGQNRELKKAIEGYWKGRVTADALRQTAQELRRSTWQRLAAAGVHEVPTGDFSYYDHVLDTSVMVGAVPPRHRSAVDTDALDGYFAMARGTQDVAPLEMTKWFDTNYHYLVPELGPDTVFTADSTKQVAELKEALALGLAARPVLVGPVTYLLLAKPAPGVAADFEPLTLLDRLLPVYAEVLADLRAAGAAWVQLDEPALVQDRTPADLNAAARAYRDLGALPDRPKLLVASYFDRLGDALPVLAKAPVDGLALDFTDAAAANLDALAAVGGLPGKRLVAGVVNGRNIWINDLEKSLATLGTLLGLADRVDVAASCSLLHVPIDAAAERDIDPQILRWLAFAQQKTTEIVTLAKGIAQGTDTIAAELAANRADLASRAGSAITHDPGVRARAAAVTDTDGRRSAPYATRATAQRAHLGLPLLPTTTIGSFPQTAELRTARADLRAGRIDTAGYEQRIENEIREVISFQEKTGIDVLVHGEPERNDMVQYFAEQLTGYLATQHGWVQSYGTRYVRPPVLAGDISRPEPMTVRWTSYANSLTERPVKGMLTGPVTMLAWSFVRDDQPLRDTARQVALALRDEVNDLEAAGTSVIQVDEPALRETLPLRAADRPAYLAWATESFRLTTSGVRPDTQIHTHMCYAEFGDIVQAIDDLDADVISLEAARSHMQVARELAEHGYPREAGPGVYDIHSPRVPSTDEAAALLRKGLEAIPAERLWVNPDCGLKTRGWPETRASLENLVAAARTVRGELPKS
- the aceA gene encoding isocitrate lyase, which gives rise to MAQAGTTTATAEELARRWATDPRWQGIERTYSAADVVRLSGSVREEHTLARRGAERLWRQLHELDYVHALGALTGGQAVQQVKAGLQAIYLSGWQVAADANQAGHTYPDQSLYPANSVPQVVRRINNALLRADQIATSEGDSAVDWLAPIVADAEAGFGGPLNAFELTKAMIAAGAAGIHYEDQLASEKKCGHLGGKVLVPTAQHVRTLNAARLAADIADVPTLIVARTDALAANLLTSDVDERDAEFVTGERTAEGFYRVQNGMAPVIARGLAYAPYADLIWVETGTPDLAQAREFAEAIHAEHPDQMLAYNCSPSFNWKAALDDDQIAKFQRELGAMGYKFQFITLAGFHSLNHGMFDLARGYAEHGMTAYVDLQEKEFAAQEHGFTAVKHQREVGTGYFDLVSTAVNPASSTTALSGSTEEEQFH